Proteins co-encoded in one Streptomyces roseochromogenus subsp. oscitans DS 12.976 genomic window:
- a CDS encoding DUF397 domain-containing protein: MSPKLKWIKSSYSSDDGPSCVEVATVPDQILVRDSKNPTGPRLALAPAAWASFLPYASEH, translated from the coding sequence ATGAGCCCCAAGCTGAAGTGGATAAAGAGCAGCTACAGCTCGGACGACGGCCCGTCCTGCGTCGAGGTCGCAACCGTCCCCGACCAGATCCTCGTCCGCGACTCCAAGAACCCCACCGGCCCCCGCCTCGCCCTCGCCCCCGCCGCCTGGGCGAGTTTCCTGCCGTACGCCTCGGAACACTGA
- a CDS encoding helix-turn-helix domain-containing protein → MSDWDAGLEDDEAGAVIRTVSRQLKLWREAAGLTQAEFGAAIGYGEELVSSVERGRRIPRPEYLDAADEVLAAGGKIAAMKQDVAELRYPKKVRDVKRLEAEAVEICSYNNSIVDGLLQTREYAQAVIGSRRPPFTVDELERQVAARLARQEIISTATAEPLFSFVLCESTLRRPIGGKMVMRGQLERLLEVARLPNIDLQVLPLGSEENSGLGGPFRLLKLKDGATVALSEAAFISRVFCNPKETTVGDMRYGIIRAQALTPRESLALIDKVLGET, encoded by the coding sequence GTGAGCGACTGGGACGCGGGGCTGGAGGATGACGAGGCCGGGGCGGTGATCCGTACGGTCTCGCGGCAGCTGAAGCTGTGGCGAGAGGCGGCCGGTCTCACCCAGGCCGAGTTCGGGGCGGCCATCGGCTACGGGGAGGAGCTGGTTTCCTCGGTGGAGCGGGGGCGGCGGATTCCCCGGCCGGAGTATCTGGACGCGGCGGATGAGGTGCTGGCTGCGGGCGGCAAGATCGCGGCGATGAAGCAGGACGTGGCGGAGCTTCGGTACCCGAAGAAGGTCCGGGACGTGAAGCGGCTGGAAGCCGAGGCGGTGGAGATCTGCTCCTACAACAACTCGATTGTGGACGGGCTCCTCCAGACCCGGGAGTACGCGCAGGCCGTCATCGGATCCCGGCGACCGCCCTTCACGGTGGATGAGTTGGAGCGACAGGTGGCCGCACGACTCGCTCGTCAGGAGATCATCAGCACCGCAACGGCCGAGCCACTCTTCAGTTTTGTGCTGTGCGAATCGACGCTACGGCGGCCGATCGGGGGCAAGATGGTCATGCGCGGGCAGCTCGAACGACTGTTGGAGGTGGCCCGGTTGCCCAACATCGACCTGCAAGTCCTCCCCCTCGGCAGCGAGGAGAACTCGGGGCTCGGCGGCCCCTTCCGGCTGCTGAAACTCAAGGACGGGGCGACCGTGGCACTGAGCGAAGCAGCGTTCATCAGCCGCGTGTTCTGCAACCCCAAGGAGACCACCGTCGGCGACATGCGCTATGGGATCATCCGAGCGCAGGCTCTCACGCCACGGGAGTCATTGGCCCTGATCGACAAAGTACTTGGAGAGACATGA
- the hemC gene encoding hydroxymethylbilane synthase, producing MTDKALRLGTRRSKLAMAQSGQVAETVRQVTGRPVELVEITTYGDTSREHLAQIGGTGVFVTALRDALVRGEVDFAVHSLKDLPTAQPEELVLAAIPQREDPRDVIIARDALKFTDLPRGSRIGTGSPRRMAQLNAYARTHGLDIETVPIRGNVDTRIGYVRDGELDAVVLAAAGLHRIGRIDEVTDFLSVDTVLPAPGQGALAIECAADNADLIATLGELDDPFTRAAVTAERSLLAALEAGCSAPVGALADLLADGQIVKEMRLRGVVGTTDGTRMVQLSTTGSVPQTETQALALGRELAAEMLAQGAAGLMGERAH from the coding sequence ATGACTGACAAGGCACTGAGACTGGGGACCAGGCGGAGCAAACTCGCCATGGCCCAGTCCGGTCAGGTGGCGGAGACCGTCCGCCAGGTGACCGGGCGGCCCGTCGAACTGGTCGAGATCACCACATACGGCGACACCTCCCGCGAGCACCTGGCGCAGATCGGCGGCACCGGCGTCTTCGTGACGGCACTGCGCGACGCGCTGGTGCGGGGCGAGGTCGACTTCGCGGTTCATTCGCTCAAGGACCTGCCCACCGCGCAGCCCGAGGAACTGGTCCTGGCCGCGATACCGCAGCGCGAGGACCCGCGGGACGTGATCATCGCCCGCGACGCCCTCAAGTTCACGGACCTGCCGCGCGGGTCGCGCATCGGCACCGGTTCGCCGCGCCGCATGGCGCAGCTGAACGCGTACGCCCGCACCCACGGTCTGGACATCGAGACGGTCCCGATACGGGGGAATGTGGATACCCGAATCGGGTATGTGCGGGACGGCGAGCTGGACGCCGTCGTGCTCGCCGCGGCCGGACTGCACCGGATCGGCCGCATCGACGAAGTGACCGACTTCCTGTCGGTCGACACGGTTTTGCCCGCCCCCGGCCAGGGGGCACTGGCGATCGAGTGTGCCGCGGACAACGCGGACCTGATCGCCACGCTCGGCGAGCTCGACGACCCGTTCACCCGGGCCGCCGTGACCGCCGAACGGTCACTGCTCGCCGCCCTGGAGGCCGGCTGCAGCGCCCCTGTGGGCGCGCTGGCCGACCTGCTGGCCGACGGGCAGATTGTCAAGGAAATGCGCCTGCGCGGCGTCGTCGGCACGACCGACGGCACCCGCATGGTGCAGTTGTCCACCACCGGTTCCGTGCCCCAGACGGAGACCCAAGCGTTGGCACTCGGTCGCGAACTCGCGGCCGAGATGCTCGCCCAGGGCGCGGCCGGTCTGATGGGGGAGCGAGCACATTGA
- a CDS encoding uroporphyrinogen-III synthase: protein MSPTALPAAGPEHGHVTFLGAGPGDPGLLTLRAVEALSNADVLVAEHEVLDVIRTHARQGVSVVQTDVAPTNTAPSSVSPPGTGTPQLTVVDGTSTTAAFPAAARDAAHLVMEAARGGRRVVRAVSGDPGLDTYAAEEMLACAAAGVPFEVVPGVAAAVGVPAYAGVPLRDAQGADVRFVDARTASDRCWTEVGASDGTVVVSTTLDAVAAAAGELVSAGRKPDTPLSVTIAGTTTRQRTWTATLGTIAQTLKQAKVLPSPDGGRPVIAVVGERSAAARRDQLSWFESKPLFGWKVLVPRTKEQAASLSDQLRSYGAVPHEVPTIAVEPPRTPQQMERAVKGLVTGRYEWIAFTSVNAVKAVREKFEEYGLDARAFAGIKVAAVGEQTAKALVAFGVKPDLVPSGEQSAAGLLEDWPPYDPVFDPIDRVFLPRADIATETLVAGLIELGWEVDDVTAYRTVRASPPPADTREAIKGGGFDAVLFTSSSTVRNLVGIAGKPHNVTVIACIGPATAKTAEEHGLRVDVMAPEPSVHKLAEALADFGMKRRAAAVEAGDPVTRPSERRPGARRRRTTT, encoded by the coding sequence TTGAGCCCCACCGCCCTTCCTGCCGCCGGTCCTGAACACGGGCACGTCACCTTCCTCGGTGCCGGACCCGGAGATCCGGGACTGCTGACTCTGCGCGCCGTGGAGGCGCTGTCGAACGCGGACGTCCTGGTCGCCGAGCACGAGGTGCTCGACGTGATCCGGACGCACGCCCGACAGGGCGTCTCCGTCGTACAGACAGACGTCGCGCCGACGAATACAGCCCCTTCTTCGGTCTCGCCGCCGGGCACGGGCACGCCCCAGCTGACGGTCGTTGACGGCACGTCAACAACCGCCGCTTTCCCGGCCGCTGCCCGGGATGCCGCTCATCTTGTCATGGAGGCTGCGCGGGGCGGCAGGCGGGTCGTCCGTGCGGTGTCCGGGGACCCGGGACTTGATACGTACGCGGCCGAGGAAATGCTCGCCTGCGCCGCCGCCGGGGTGCCCTTCGAGGTCGTCCCGGGCGTCGCGGCCGCGGTCGGAGTGCCCGCGTACGCCGGCGTGCCGCTGCGGGACGCGCAGGGCGCAGACGTCCGGTTCGTGGACGCCCGTACGGCCTCGGACCGGTGCTGGACCGAGGTGGGCGCCTCCGACGGCACGGTCGTCGTGTCCACGACCCTGGACGCGGTGGCCGCGGCGGCCGGTGAGCTGGTCTCGGCGGGCCGCAAGCCTGACACCCCCCTGTCGGTGACGATCGCCGGTACGACGACCCGCCAGCGCACCTGGACGGCGACGCTCGGCACGATCGCGCAGACGCTGAAGCAGGCGAAGGTGCTGCCGTCGCCGGACGGCGGGCGGCCGGTCATAGCCGTGGTCGGCGAGCGTTCCGCCGCCGCCCGGCGCGACCAGCTGTCGTGGTTCGAGTCCAAGCCGCTGTTCGGCTGGAAGGTGCTCGTGCCGCGGACGAAGGAGCAGGCGGCGTCGCTCTCCGACCAGTTGCGGTCCTACGGCGCGGTGCCGCACGAGGTCCCGACGATCGCGGTGGAGCCGCCGCGCACGCCCCAGCAGATGGAGCGGGCGGTCAAGGGCCTGGTCACCGGCCGCTACGAGTGGATCGCCTTCACATCGGTCAACGCGGTGAAGGCAGTACGGGAGAAGTTCGAGGAGTACGGCCTCGACGCCCGGGCCTTCGCGGGTATCAAGGTGGCCGCGGTGGGCGAGCAGACCGCGAAGGCGCTGGTGGCTTTCGGCGTGAAGCCGGACCTGGTGCCGAGCGGTGAGCAGTCCGCGGCGGGTCTCCTGGAGGACTGGCCGCCGTACGACCCGGTGTTCGACCCGATCGACCGCGTCTTCCTGCCGCGCGCGGACATCGCCACGGAGACCCTGGTCGCCGGTCTGATCGAGCTGGGCTGGGAGGTGGACGACGTCACCGCCTACCGGACGGTCCGCGCCTCGCCTCCGCCGGCCGACACCCGCGAGGCGATCAAGGGCGGCGGCTTCGACGCCGTGCTCTTCACGTCCTCGTCGACGGTCCGGAACCTGGTCGGCATCGCGGGCAAGCCGCACAACGTGACGGTGATCGCGTGCATCGGCCCGGCCACGGCGAAGACGGCCGAGGAGCACGGGCTGCGGGTGGACGTCATGGCGCCGGAACCGTCCGTGCACAAGCTGGCGGAGGCGCTGGCCGACTTCGGCATGAAGCGGCGCGCTGCCGCGGTGGAGGCGGGGGATCCGGTGACCCGGCCGAGCGAGCGGCGGCCGGGGGCGCGGAGGCGTCGTACGACGACGTGA
- a CDS encoding ATP-binding protein: protein MSDVNEQISTLHVSARQFCVPLSATRRGARLGRLLATEQLRSWGLPLDPARLIVAELAANAALHGRVPGRSFRLALAVTAEGVLRIEVTDTRGEALPVPQPAATVPAECGYGLLLVEELADRWGVRHGPVPRKTVWAELDPATGAGKYVLRSHAGRGCGR from the coding sequence CTGAGTGACGTGAACGAGCAAATCTCCACCCTCCACGTCTCGGCGCGCCAGTTCTGCGTCCCTCTTTCCGCGACCCGGCGCGGCGCCCGCCTCGGCCGGCTGCTCGCAACTGAGCAACTGCGCTCCTGGGGGCTGCCGTTGGACCCCGCTCGGCTGATCGTCGCCGAGCTGGCGGCGAACGCCGCGTTGCACGGCCGAGTTCCCGGCCGGAGCTTCCGGCTCGCTCTCGCGGTGACGGCCGAGGGAGTTCTGCGCATCGAGGTCACCGACACGCGTGGTGAGGCACTGCCCGTTCCGCAGCCCGCCGCCACCGTACCGGCCGAGTGTGGCTACGGCCTGCTGCTGGTCGAGGAGTTGGCGGACCGCTGGGGTGTGCGGCACGGACCGGTGCCGCGCAAGACGGTCTGGGCGGAACTGGATCCGGCGACCGGCGCCGGGAAATACGTGCTCCGGTCGCACGCGGGCCGGGGCTGCGGGC